ACCCCCCGCGGATTTTACTCGGTGTCAATATCGATCATATCGCCACGCTCAGGCAGGCCCGCGGTACGCGCTACCCGGACCCGGTGCAGGCCGCACTGCTGGCAGAAGAAGCCGGTGCCGACGGCATCACGGTCCATCTTCGCGAAGACCGCCGCCATATCCAGCCGCGGGACGTGCGCCTTCTGGCCGAGATGCTCACCACGCGCATGAATTTGGAAATGGCGGTGACTGAAGAGATGCTGGCGCTTGCCGAAGAGCTCAAACCGGCCCACGTTTGTCTGGTGCCGGAAAAGCGTGAGGAGCTGACGACCGAAGGCGGGCTGGACGTAGTGGGCGGCTTCGATCAGATTCAGAGCGCCTGCGAGCGCCTGGCGCGGGCCGGCTGCGACGTGTCGCTGTTCATTGATCCGGAGTTCGAGCAGATCGACGCCGCGCACCGCGCCGGGGCGCCGACCATCGAGCTGCACACCGGCGCCTTCGCCGAGGCGGTCGTGGGTTCGCAAGCGGCCAAGGACGAGTACGCCCGGCTCAACGCCGCCGCAATTCATGCGGTGTCGCTGGGGCTGGTGGTCAACGCGGGCCACGGCCTTCACTACCATAATGCGGAGGCGATCGCCGCGCTTCCCGGCGTCAACGAGCTCAATATCGGTCATGCCATCATCGCCCGCGCGCTGTTCGTGGGCCTCAAGGAGGCGGTGGCGGAAATGAAGCGATTGATCATCGCCGGTCAGGAAGCGGGGTTGATGGCTGCGCTCGATGATCATGAGCACTCGCATGATCACGATCACGCAAACGGCTGCTGCGGGCACTGAGTGTGATCGTGGGGATTGGATCGGACATTGCGCGGGTCGCGCGCTTTGAAACCGCCATGGTGCGCCACGGTGAACGCTTCGCCGCGCGCATCCTGGGCCCGCTTGAGCACGAGAACTGGGTGAGCCGACACCGTTCGCCGGCATTCCTGGCAAAGCGCTTCGCGGCCAAGGAGGCGTTCGTCAAGGCGCTGGGGCTTGGCCTTCGCGCGGGCATGCAGTGGCGCGATATTCAGGTGCTCAACGATGCGCTCGGCAAACCCGTTCTCGAGTTTACCGGCGAAGCCAGGCGGCTTTTCGAGCAAAGCGGTGCACAAAGCGCCCATGTGTCGATCAGCGACGAGGCGGAGTATGCGCTCGCCTTCGTCGTACTCGAACGCTGACGGCACGATCAAACGAGCATGAAGCGTTGGGCGCTCAGCGCCCGGATTTCGTCGAGCAGGGCCATCGCCTGCGCCTCGAGCGCTTTTGAGATCCGGGCCGATTCATCGAC
The window above is part of the Halomonas sp. GD1P12 genome. Proteins encoded here:
- the acpS gene encoding holo-ACP synthase, with translation MIVGIGSDIARVARFETAMVRHGERFAARILGPLEHENWVSRHRSPAFLAKRFAAKEAFVKALGLGLRAGMQWRDIQVLNDALGKPVLEFTGEARRLFEQSGAQSAHVSISDEAEYALAFVVLER
- the pdxJ gene encoding pyridoxine 5'-phosphate synthase, whose amino-acid sequence is MHPPRILLGVNIDHIATLRQARGTRYPDPVQAALLAEEAGADGITVHLREDRRHIQPRDVRLLAEMLTTRMNLEMAVTEEMLALAEELKPAHVCLVPEKREELTTEGGLDVVGGFDQIQSACERLARAGCDVSLFIDPEFEQIDAAHRAGAPTIELHTGAFAEAVVGSQAAKDEYARLNAAAIHAVSLGLVVNAGHGLHYHNAEAIAALPGVNELNIGHAIIARALFVGLKEAVAEMKRLIIAGQEAGLMAALDDHEHSHDHDHANGCCGH